The following are encoded in a window of Megalops cyprinoides isolate fMegCyp1 chromosome 16, fMegCyp1.pri, whole genome shotgun sequence genomic DNA:
- the LOC118791016 gene encoding POU domain, class 3, transcription factor 4-like yields MATAASNPYSIISSNSMVHVDSSVMQQGSPFRNHQKLLQSEYLQGVPSNGHPLGHQWVTSLSEGSPWSTSLAASPLEQQDVKPGREDLQLGAIIHHRSPHVAHHSPHTNHPAAWGTPVSHNSSINTGGQPINIYSQPGFTVNGMLEHGGLTPPPNSAQTQGLHPGLRDTPDHVDIGAHHCHDHSDEETPTSDELEQFAKQFKQRRIKLGFTQADVGLALGTLYGNVFSQTTICRFEALQLSFKNMCKLKPLLNKWLEEADSSTGSPSSIDKIAAQGRKRKKRTSIEVSVKGVLETHFLKCPKPAAQEISSLADSLQLEKEVVRVWFCNRRQKEKRMTPPGEQQPHEVYSHNVNTDNSSCHDL; encoded by the coding sequence ATGGCCACAGCTGCCTCGAATCCCTACAGCATTATCAGTTCCAACTCTATGGTTCATGTAGACTCCTCGGTCATGCAACAAGGGAGCCCTTTCAGGAATCATCAGAAACTTCTCCAAAGTGAATACCTACAGGGAGTCCCGAGCAACGGACACCCTCTCGGGCACCAGTGGGTGACCAGTTTGTCCGAGGGAAGTCCATGGTCAACGTCTTTAGCGGCCAGTCCTCTGGAGCAGCAGGACGTGAAACCGGGACGAGAGGACCTCCAACTCGGGGCGATCATTCATCACCGGTCCCCTCATGTCGCCCATCACTCGCCCCATACAAATCACCCAGCTGCGTGGGGGACACCCGTGTCTCATAACTCATCTATAAACACAGGTGGACAACCTATCAACATCTACTCGCAGCCCGGCTTCACGGTCAATGGCATGCTGGAGCACGGAGGTCTGACGCCTCCACCGAACTCGGCGCAGACCCAGGGCTTGCACCCGGGGCTGCGAGACACCCCGGACCACGTCGACATCGGGGCGCACCATTGCCACGACCACTCCGACGAGGAGACGCCGACCTCGGATGAGCTGGAACAGTTTGCAAAGCAATTCAAACAAAGGAGGATCAAGCTGGGTTTTACACAAGCAGACGTTGGGCTCGCACTGGGGACTTTGTACGGCAACGTCTTTTCGCAGACGACCATCTGCAGGTTCGAAGCTCTGCAGCTCAGTTTCAAGAATATGTGCAAACTGAAGCCCTTGTTAAACAAGTGGCTAGAGGAGGCAGACTCGTCCACGGGCAGCCCCAGTAGCATCGACAAAATCGCCGCGCAGGGGAGGAAACGTAAGAAAAGAACATCCATTGAGGTGAGCGTCAAAGGAGTACTGGAGACCCACTTTCTTAAATGCCCCAAACCCGCGGCTCAGGAGATATCCTCTTTGGCAGACAGCCTACAGCTAGAAAAGGAGGTGGTTCGTGTCTGGTTTTGTAACAGAAgacaaaaggagaaaagaatGACTCCACCGGGAGAGCAACAGCCGCACGAGGTGTATTCTCACAACGTTAATACGGACAACTCGTCGTGCCATGATCTCTGA